One genomic window of Desulfovibrio gilichinskyi includes the following:
- a CDS encoding BMC domain-containing protein: MRYYGEEALGLIETLGMVPAINGADQMLKTADVELISYENVGSTLVAVMVKGDVAAVKAAVEAGAVAAAEIGKLTAQNVMARPIRGVGEIVSVHAVESSDDADAQAGRPKAMGLIETFGIVYVLEAADAMMKAADVELIGYENVASGYISVLVQGDVAACKSAVEAGVKAVHEMGVEVYSSVVIPTPHPDLVKITERYALSTLLA; this comes from the coding sequence ATGAGATATTACGGCGAAGAGGCTTTGGGCCTTATTGAAACTCTTGGAATGGTTCCGGCAATAAACGGCGCAGACCAAATGCTGAAAACAGCAGATGTAGAGCTTATTTCATACGAAAACGTAGGGTCTACCCTTGTTGCCGTTATGGTTAAAGGAGATGTCGCTGCCGTTAAAGCTGCGGTTGAAGCCGGAGCTGTTGCAGCAGCTGAAATAGGCAAACTGACCGCACAGAACGTTATGGCTCGTCCAATCCGCGGAGTCGGCGAAATCGTTTCCGTGCATGCTGTTGAAAGCAGTGATGATGCAGATGCGCAAGCTGGCAGACCAAAAGCAATGGGGCTCATTGAAACCTTCGGTATTGTCTATGTTCTTGAAGCTGCCGACGCCATGATGAAGGCTGCTGATGTAGAACTCATCGGATATGAAAACGTAGCTTCAGGATACATTTCAGTTTTGGTTCAAGGTGATGTTGCAGCATGTAAATCCGCTGTAGAAGCCGGAGTCAAAGCAGTCCATGAAATGGGCGTTGAAGTGTACAGCTCTGTTGTTATCCCGACCCCTCATCCTGATTTAGTAAAAATTACTGAAAGATACGCACTCAGCACTTTGCTTGCTTAA